One Perca flavescens isolate YP-PL-M2 chromosome 9, PFLA_1.0, whole genome shotgun sequence genomic window carries:
- the mpl gene encoding LOW QUALITY PROTEIN: thrombopoietin receptor (The sequence of the model RefSeq protein was modified relative to this genomic sequence to represent the inferred CDS: deleted 1 base in 1 codon) gives MNLPCRWEILFISLWIQVGFVPGIHCKDGTVKHLSREDVLLLKDELEPKCFTRTEKDFTCFFETADNGTYDLLYSFGREKMCEMSVQGTEEGTFLHICSFPESDVFSFVAIPLEVVEAKTNTIFYSRTVSVEDHFLLDPPFSVSLHQNGHPGQLQVSWYTNVSKYWKDDVMYKIHYFSKILGGKIKEAKESVILDSLVPGEEVEVKVTVKCALNPNAGHWSSWSHPVRAMVPQSADDISLKCYTSDLQNISCQWNGNRYSKENEYKLFHKMGFSKALGWTEWTECLADRDLTELCRFRGDKSRKVRVKLSSTSAPLGRTFYTQDFTLNNSIKTSPPCHLRGALEKDKFCLKWKAPLLSLSAHLQYEVSYQIRGAEAWMTVSLKGPETHGTCLDVPAGSWYNVKVRAKPTGSIYSGYWSDWSDVLTGNNPPDIGTLLWVCIPVSMLIIAIILICLFPTYLSKLKLYFWPPVPNLDIVLQRFLTEINGPRWNPPISAKQCPEETTSSVVEILSEDEVSGLGKPSEGSTQLLSPERRHREQVDGSCGTKVFPDYVTLNKDSAILCPKGNKYVYKEVGEKGGQGESDALVQPCHGSCTDGSVCTPPCLGSDFLNDSYLPLAEPADRFDCKVPVARGPGNLYTNFPSSKCTV, from the exons ATGAATTTGCCCTGCAGGTGGGAGATACTCTTTATTAGCTTGTGGATACAAGTGGGCTTTGTGCCTGGGATACATTGCAAGGATGGAACTGTCAAGCATCTGTCAAGGGAAG ATGTTTTGCTCTTAAAGGATGAACTGGAACCTAAATGTTTCACCCGGACAGAAAAGGATTTCACCTGCTTCTTTGAGACTGCAGACAACGGGACTTACGATTTACTTTACAGTTTTGGCAG AgagaaaatgtgtgaaatgtctGTCCAAGGAACAGAAGAGGGAACCTTCCTCCATATCTGCTCATTTCCTGAGTCGGATGTGTTTTCGTTTGTGGCTATACCCCTTGAAGTTGTTGAAGCCAAAACCAACACCATTTTCTACAGTCGGACTGTCTCTGTGGAGGACCACT TTCTCCTGGAT CCCCCCTTCAGTGTGTCTTTACACCAAAATGGCCATCCAGGACAGCTGCAGGTTTCATGGTACACAAATGTTTCGAAATACTGGAAAGATGATGTGATGTACAAGATTCACTACTTTTCCAAGATTCTGGGAGGGAAGATTAAAgag GCAAAGGAGAGTGTCATACTAGACTCTCTGGTACCAGGGGAGGAGGTTGAGGTCAAGGTAACTGTCAAATGTGCCTTAAATCCAAATGCAGGACACTGGAGCAGCTGGTCACACCCTGTGCGAGCCATGGTGCCCCAAAGTGCAG atgACATTTCACTAAAGTGCTACACATCTGACCTGCAAAATATCAGTTGCCAGTGGAATGGAAACAGATATAGTAAAGAGAATGAGTACAAACTTTTCCACAAAATGGGTTTCAG TAAAGCTTTGGGCTGGACAGAATGGACCGAGTGTCTTGCTGACAGGGACTTGACTGAACTTTGCCGTTTCCGTGGAGACAAATCCAGAAAAGTCAGGGTCAAGCTCAGCAGCACTTCAGCTCCACTCGGCAGAACCTTCTACACTCAAGATTTCACTCTCAACAACAGCA TCAAAACGTCCCCACCATGTCATCTAAGAGGAGCACTGGAGAAAGACAAGTTCTGCTTGAAGTGGAAAGCTCCTCTTCTGTCTCTGTCCGCTCACCTACAGTATGAAGTCAGCTACCAGATCAGAGGGGCTGAAGCGTGGATG ACGGTGTCCCTAAAGGGTCCTGAGACACACGGCACATGTCTAGACGTTCCAGCAGGTAGCTGGTACAATGTTAAAGTCAGAGCTAAACCTACTGGGTCCATTTACTCAGGTTACTGGAGTGACTGGTCAGATGTGCTGACTGGTAACAACCCCCCTGACATAG GCACATTGCTCTGGGTGTGTATCCCTGTCTCGATGCTGATAATTGCCATCATCCTCATCTGTTTATTTCCAACGTACCTCAG taAGCTCAAGCTGTATTTTTGGCCACCGGTGCCCAACCTTGACATAGTCCTACAACGTTTTCTGACAGAGATCAACGGGCCGAGATGG AATCCTCCAATATCAGCAAAGCAGTGCCCTGAAGAAACTACTTCATCCGTGGTGGAGATATTGTCTGAAGATGAGGTTTCAGGATTGGGGAAGCCATCGGAGGGATCCACTCAGCTCCTGTCACCAGAAAGACGCCACAGAGAACAGGTAGATGGAAGCTGTGGGACTAAAGTCTTTCCAGACTATGTGACTCTGAACAAAGACAGTGCCATACTTTGCCCAAAAGGAAACAAGTATGTCTACAAGGAGGTTGGAGAGAAAGGAGGCCAGGGGGAGAGTGATGCGCTCGTCCAACCATGTCACGGCTCCTGCACTGATGGCTCAGTCTGTACCCCACCCTGCTTAGGCAGTGACTTCCTTAATGATTCCTACTTGCCTCTGGCTGAGCCTGCAGACAGATTTGACTGCAAGGTCCCCGTTGCAAGGGGGCCAGGCAACCTCTATACTAATTTCCCCTCctctaaatgtacagtataa